A single genomic interval of Noviherbaspirillum cavernae harbors:
- a CDS encoding L,D-transpeptidase family protein → MFCFETNCRPNKSGGKRLLILGLTCLLTAGAWHLPLPALAKAKAAVVRNPAPAEKPDPEVLLIGVYKELGANNLRQAQAKADALVEAYPNFRLGHLIRGDLLLMHTRPVTTLGAIGNPSDERLKNLRDEAMVRLKSLRERPDPDLVPRPVLQLRQDQKNVLVVDAKRSRLYVYENQGDRLKFVTDYYISQGKFGVNKFKEGDQKTPIGVYYITGHLPGARLPDFYGPGALPINYPNEWDKLNGRSGSGIWLHGTPSDSFSRPPLSSDGCVVLTNPDLHRLTASVEVGKTPVVISESIEFVSRTKWNNDRNVAARLIDEWRRDAESLNMSRLMANYSRQFKSDKGEDLETWFSRQHQFLNGVKALSLQLKDTTTFFYPGRDDMIVMTFTQNAQIGKSKSTSTTRKRQYWAKEGNHWKIVYELNL, encoded by the coding sequence ATGTTTTGCTTCGAAACAAACTGCCGCCCGAACAAATCCGGCGGCAAGCGATTATTGATTCTGGGATTGACCTGCCTGCTGACGGCAGGCGCCTGGCATCTGCCTTTGCCGGCCTTGGCAAAGGCCAAGGCTGCTGTCGTTCGCAATCCGGCTCCAGCGGAAAAACCCGATCCCGAAGTGCTTCTGATCGGCGTCTACAAGGAACTTGGCGCGAATAATCTGCGTCAGGCCCAGGCAAAGGCAGACGCGCTGGTCGAGGCTTATCCGAATTTCCGGCTCGGCCACCTGATTCGCGGCGACTTGCTGCTGATGCATACGAGGCCAGTCACCACGCTCGGTGCGATCGGCAATCCTTCCGATGAAAGGCTCAAGAACCTGCGCGACGAAGCCATGGTGCGCCTGAAGTCGCTGCGCGAACGTCCCGATCCGGATCTTGTGCCGCGCCCCGTTCTGCAACTGCGGCAGGACCAGAAGAATGTGCTGGTGGTGGATGCCAAGCGTTCGCGGCTCTATGTCTACGAGAACCAGGGCGACCGCCTGAAGTTCGTGACGGATTACTACATCAGCCAGGGCAAGTTCGGCGTCAACAAATTCAAGGAAGGCGACCAGAAGACGCCGATCGGCGTGTATTACATCACCGGCCATCTGCCGGGCGCGCGCCTGCCGGATTTCTACGGCCCCGGTGCGCTGCCGATCAACTACCCGAACGAGTGGGACAAGCTCAACGGCCGCAGCGGCTCGGGCATCTGGCTGCATGGCACGCCGTCCGACAGCTTCAGCCGGCCGCCGCTGTCGTCCGACGGCTGCGTGGTGCTGACCAATCCCGACCTGCACAGACTGACCGCTTCGGTCGAAGTCGGCAAGACCCCGGTCGTGATCAGCGAAAGCATCGAGTTCGTCAGCCGCACGAAATGGAATAACGACCGCAATGTTGCCGCCAGATTGATCGATGAATGGCGTCGCGACGCCGAGAGTCTGAACATGTCGCGCTTGATGGCAAATTACTCGCGCCAGTTCAAGTCGGATAAGGGCGAGGACCTGGAAACCTGGTTTTCAAGGCAGCATCAATTCCTCAACGGCGTAAAGGCTCTTAGCCTGCAACTCAAGGACACCACGACCTTCTTCTATCCGGGGCGCGACGACATGATTGTCATGACGTTCACCCAGAATGCGCAGATCGGCAAGAGCAAAAGCACCAGCACGACGCGCAAACGCCAGTACTGGGCGAAGGAGGGCAACCATTGGAAGATTGTGTACGAGCTCAATCTTTGA
- a CDS encoding SDR family NAD(P)-dependent oxidoreductase, protein MLVLITGASSGFGAEMAHKFVRHGHKVIATARRKDRLDALAAELGAALLPVEMDVSSKDSINNALAALPAEWREIDVLINNAGLALGVAPAQQASLEEWETMIDTNCKGLVTMTRALLPTMVARGSGLVINLGSIAGTYPYPGGNVYGATKAFVDQFTLNLRADLVGTGVRATNIAPGLCGGTEFSNVRLKDDAAAAKVYEGTVPLTAGDIAEAAYWIATLPAHVNINYIEMMPTCQGFAPFNIKRNV, encoded by the coding sequence ATGCTCGTTCTTATCACAGGAGCAAGCTCCGGTTTCGGCGCTGAAATGGCACACAAATTCGTCCGGCACGGACACAAGGTGATCGCCACCGCCCGCCGCAAGGACCGGCTCGACGCGCTGGCGGCAGAACTGGGCGCAGCGCTGCTGCCGGTGGAAATGGATGTCAGCAGCAAGGATTCCATCAACAATGCGCTTGCCGCGCTGCCTGCCGAGTGGCGGGAAATCGACGTCCTGATCAACAATGCGGGGCTCGCGCTTGGCGTCGCTCCGGCTCAACAGGCATCGCTGGAAGAATGGGAAACCATGATCGACACCAACTGCAAGGGCCTCGTCACGATGACGCGTGCGCTGCTGCCGACGATGGTTGCGCGCGGAAGCGGACTGGTGATCAACCTCGGCTCGATCGCCGGCACGTACCCCTACCCCGGCGGGAACGTCTACGGTGCAACCAAGGCATTCGTGGATCAGTTCACGCTCAATCTTCGTGCCGACCTGGTCGGCACCGGTGTACGCGCGACAAACATTGCGCCCGGTTTGTGCGGCGGCACGGAATTCTCCAATGTGCGCCTCAAAGACGATGCAGCAGCGGCCAAGGTGTATGAAGGCACGGTGCCGCTGACTGCCGGCGATATCGCGGAAGCAGCGTACTGGATTGCGACACTGCCGGCGCACGTCAATATCAACTACATTGAAATGATGCCGACCTGCCAGGGCTTCGCCCCCTTCAACATCAAGCGCAACGTCTGA
- a CDS encoding ExbD/TolR family protein, translated as MANSSMRGGRSRKFKAEINVVPYIDVMLVLLVIFMVAAPLTNPGVIDLPTAARSALPPTEYIQIALKPDSAATIGVSGQKSGGAQSEKAANRAALLQKLRAIHDAKPELPVMISADKDIKYDEVIQIISEAKKLGVDRVGLATRQ; from the coding sequence ATGGCGAATTCGAGCATGCGCGGCGGGCGCAGCCGCAAGTTCAAGGCTGAAATCAACGTCGTACCCTATATCGACGTGATGCTGGTGCTGCTGGTGATTTTCATGGTCGCCGCGCCGCTGACCAATCCGGGCGTGATCGACCTGCCCACTGCCGCCAGATCCGCGCTGCCGCCAACCGAATACATCCAGATCGCATTGAAGCCGGATTCCGCGGCAACCATCGGCGTCAGCGGCCAGAAGAGCGGCGGCGCGCAAAGCGAGAAGGCGGCGAACCGTGCTGCATTGCTGCAAAAGCTGCGTGCAATCCATGATGCGAAACCCGAGCTGCCGGTGATGATTTCGGCGGACAAGGACATCAAGTACGACGAAGTAATCCAGATCATTTCGGAAGCGAAAAAACTCGGCGTGGACCGTGTCGGACTCGCAACCAGGCAATGA
- the ybgF gene encoding tol-pal system protein YbgF, with the protein MKTFVKSSIAAALLAATSFAPMQANAALFGDDEARKAILDIRARLDNMQNEINAKADKGSSLELNNQNEQLRQEISRLRGQIEVLTNELANTQRRQKDFYVDLDNRVRKMEPQQVTVDGKEVSIAPAEQSAYDVALAHFKAGDYKNAGASFYEFTRRFPQSGLAPSAQYWLGNTYYAQRDYRNAITAQQVVVKNFADSPKAADALLNIASCQMELKDKPAARKTMETLIAQYPESPAAQTAKDRLAALK; encoded by the coding sequence ATGAAAACATTCGTGAAATCTTCGATCGCCGCAGCCTTGCTGGCTGCAACCTCCTTCGCGCCGATGCAGGCGAACGCCGCCCTGTTCGGCGATGACGAAGCGCGCAAGGCGATCCTCGACATCCGTGCGCGGCTTGACAACATGCAGAATGAAATCAATGCCAAGGCGGACAAGGGCAGCAGTCTTGAACTGAACAACCAGAACGAGCAGTTGCGTCAGGAAATTTCCAGACTGCGTGGACAGATCGAAGTGCTCACGAATGAATTGGCGAACACGCAGAGGCGGCAGAAGGATTTCTATGTCGACCTCGACAATCGTGTGCGCAAGATGGAGCCGCAACAGGTCACCGTCGATGGCAAGGAAGTGAGCATCGCACCGGCCGAGCAATCGGCCTACGACGTGGCGCTGGCGCATTTCAAGGCTGGCGACTACAAGAATGCCGGCGCGTCGTTCTATGAATTCACGCGCCGCTTCCCGCAGTCGGGCCTGGCGCCGTCGGCGCAATACTGGCTGGGCAATACGTATTACGCGCAACGCGACTATCGCAACGCCATCACGGCGCAGCAGGTCGTCGTCAAGAATTTTGCGGACAGTCCGAAGGCAGCCGATGCATTGCTGAATATCGCAAGCTGCCAGATGGAACTGAAGGACAAGCCGGCAGCGAGGAAGACCATGGAAACGCTGATTGCCCAGTATCCGGAGTCGCCTGCGGCGCAGACTGCCAAGGATCGCCTCGCGGCACTCAAATAA
- the ybgC gene encoding tol-pal system-associated acyl-CoA thioesterase: MHENFIWPVRVYYEDTDAGGIVFYANYLKYFERARTEWLRAAGVSQQALTESHRVMFVVKSTAVDYHAPAKLDDELKLTVVVEKLGRASVQFMQECWRMNGSQTQLLTSGRIKIGCIDTEAFRPSPIPDEVLVKIKHSG, translated from the coding sequence ATGCACGAAAATTTCATCTGGCCCGTCCGCGTTTACTACGAAGATACGGACGCAGGCGGCATTGTCTTTTATGCAAATTATCTGAAGTACTTCGAACGCGCGCGCACCGAATGGCTGCGCGCTGCAGGCGTGAGTCAGCAAGCATTGACAGAATCACATCGCGTGATGTTTGTGGTAAAGAGCACTGCGGTCGATTATCATGCTCCAGCGAAATTAGATGATGAACTGAAACTGACTGTCGTAGTCGAAAAACTTGGACGCGCGTCGGTACAGTTCATGCAAGAATGTTGGCGCATGAATGGATCGCAAACGCAATTGCTCACCAGCGGACGGATCAAGATCGGTTGTATCGATACCGAGGCATTCCGCCCCAGTCCAATCCCGGATGAAGTGCTGGTGAAAATAAAACACTCCGGCTGA
- the tolB gene encoding Tol-Pal system beta propeller repeat protein TolB, with product MTKKSFLRAFVVLGLTIGSMAHAQLRVETSGVGASQIPIAIAAFADESIAPQQASAIIKADLERSGFFKVIDTGSVMSETTPVNYGEWKSRGADALVVGSVQRLADGRFDVRYRLLDTLKSSQLSGFAQVAGPDRLRVSAHKIADDIYEKLIGVRGAFATRIAYITKAGKEYRLEVADSDGEGTQMALRSNEPIISPAWSPNGSKVAYVSFENKKPVVYVQDLVTRQRTIVANYKGSNSAPSWSPDGTRLALALSRDGLTQVFVVNADGTGLRRLSNTNGIDTEPQFSADGNSIYFTSDRSGGPQIYKMSASGGEAQRVTFNGSYNISPRISPDGKSLAYISRRDGRFQLYVLDLTNGQELRLSDTAKDESPSFSPNGRYIMYATESGRRGSLAVVSVDGRVRHRLTTQTGDIREPTWGPFMK from the coding sequence ATGACAAAAAAATCCTTTCTGCGAGCATTTGTTGTGCTTGGCCTGACGATCGGCAGCATGGCACATGCGCAATTGCGGGTCGAAACCTCCGGCGTCGGCGCAAGCCAGATCCCGATCGCGATCGCCGCCTTTGCCGATGAATCGATCGCGCCGCAACAGGCGAGCGCAATCATCAAGGCCGACCTGGAACGCAGCGGCTTCTTCAAGGTCATCGATACCGGCAGCGTGATGTCGGAGACCACGCCGGTCAATTACGGCGAATGGAAATCGCGCGGTGCCGATGCACTCGTCGTCGGCAGCGTCCAGCGCCTCGCCGACGGACGCTTCGACGTGCGCTACCGGCTGCTCGACACGCTCAAATCATCACAGCTGTCAGGCTTCGCGCAAGTCGCGGGGCCGGATCGGCTGCGCGTGTCGGCGCACAAGATCGCGGACGACATCTATGAAAAACTGATCGGCGTGCGCGGCGCGTTCGCCACCCGCATTGCCTACATCACCAAGGCCGGCAAGGAGTATCGGCTGGAAGTCGCCGATTCCGATGGCGAAGGCACGCAGATGGCGTTGCGCTCGAACGAGCCGATCATCTCCCCCGCCTGGTCGCCGAACGGCAGCAAGGTGGCCTATGTCTCCTTCGAGAACAAGAAACCGGTCGTCTACGTGCAGGATCTGGTGACGCGCCAGCGCACGATCGTCGCGAACTACAAGGGCAGCAATTCCGCGCCGTCATGGTCGCCGGACGGCACGCGGCTTGCGCTGGCATTGTCGCGTGACGGCTTGACGCAGGTGTTTGTGGTCAATGCGGACGGCACGGGCTTGCGCCGTCTATCCAACACCAACGGCATCGATACCGAGCCGCAATTCTCGGCCGACGGCAACAGCATTTATTTCACCAGCGATCGCAGCGGCGGCCCGCAAATCTACAAGATGAGCGCAAGCGGCGGCGAGGCGCAACGTGTCACCTTCAACGGCAGCTACAACATCAGTCCGCGCATCTCGCCCGACGGCAAGTCGCTGGCCTATATCTCGCGCCGCGATGGACGCTTCCAGCTGTACGTGCTCGATCTGACCAATGGCCAGGAACTGCGATTGTCAGACACGGCCAAGGACGAGTCGCCCAGCTTCTCGCCCAATGGCAGATACATCATGTACGCCACCGAATCCGGACGCCGCGGCTCGCTCGCGGTGGTGTCGGTTGACGGCCGCGTCAGACACCGATTGACAACCCAGACAGGCGACATCCGTGAGCCTACCTGGGGACCGTTCATGAAATAA
- the pal gene encoding peptidoglycan-associated lipoprotein Pal yields the protein MRTFTKLTLIASSVVLMAACGSSVKLDDKAKVEERSGTTPVSTADARTVAPVSTGSTDPLNDPKGVLAKRSVYFDFDSYIVKDEFKPLVDAHAKYLASNKGRKILIQGNTDERGGSEYNLALGQKRAEAVRKSLSLLGVPESQMEAVSLGKEKPKATGSDESAWAENRRSDIVYQ from the coding sequence ATGCGCACTTTTACAAAACTGACTCTTATCGCTTCCAGCGTCGTGCTGATGGCCGCCTGCGGCTCGTCGGTCAAGCTGGATGACAAGGCAAAGGTCGAGGAACGCAGCGGCACCACGCCGGTGTCGACCGCCGATGCCCGCACCGTCGCTCCGGTCAGCACCGGCTCGACCGATCCGCTGAATGATCCGAAAGGCGTGCTCGCCAAGCGCAGCGTCTACTTCGACTTCGACAGCTACATCGTCAAGGATGAATTCAAGCCGCTGGTCGACGCTCACGCCAAGTACCTGGCATCCAACAAGGGCCGCAAGATCCTGATCCAGGGCAATACCGACGAGCGCGGCGGCAGCGAGTACAACCTCGCACTGGGCCAGAAGCGCGCCGAAGCCGTTCGCAAGTCGCTGTCCCTGCTGGGCGTGCCGGAATCGCAGATGGAAGCGGTTTCGCTGGGCAAGGAAAAGCCGAAGGCGACCGGCAGCGATGAATCCGCCTGGGCAGAAAACCGTCGTTCCGACATCGTTTATCAATAA
- a CDS encoding L,D-transpeptidase Cds6 family protein: protein MDKAVALSALAAALFAAPAFADEMADVTKLVRGGQYAEALGKADAFLAKNPRDAQMRFLKGVILTEQNKPAEAITIFTRLTEDFPALPEPYNNLAVLYAASGQYDKARAALDSAIRTNPTYATAYENLGDVHAKLASQAYDKALQLDSGNSAAKSKLTLVRTLVGNTTGGTNPKVASTAPASQTAAAPVTKPAQEPASKTAAASARPAQSAAANQVALAPTAPAAKTPAAKSEPAKQEAKPAANNGELDDVMAVVNGWAKAWSSQDVKGYLNFYGSDFQVPGGQARKTWEEERRSRIAGKGRISVKVEQARATVQGNTATVKFRQVYVSDQLTANTRKILVLAKQGGKWQIKQEQTGR, encoded by the coding sequence TTGGACAAAGCTGTCGCGTTGTCGGCGCTGGCGGCGGCCCTGTTCGCCGCGCCCGCCTTCGCGGACGAGATGGCGGACGTCACCAAGCTCGTGCGTGGCGGCCAGTACGCGGAAGCCTTGGGCAAGGCGGACGCGTTTCTCGCCAAGAACCCGCGCGATGCGCAGATGCGCTTCCTGAAGGGCGTGATCCTGACCGAGCAAAACAAGCCGGCGGAGGCGATCACGATCTTCACCAGGCTGACCGAGGATTTCCCCGCACTGCCTGAACCGTACAACAATCTGGCCGTGCTCTACGCCGCCAGCGGTCAATATGACAAGGCGCGCGCCGCGCTGGATTCCGCAATCCGCACCAACCCGACTTACGCGACCGCCTACGAAAACCTCGGCGACGTTCATGCAAAGCTCGCCAGCCAGGCGTATGACAAAGCCTTGCAGCTCGATTCCGGCAACTCCGCCGCGAAATCGAAACTGACACTGGTTCGTACGCTGGTGGGCAACACGACCGGCGGCACGAATCCGAAGGTTGCGAGCACAGCACCCGCCTCGCAGACAGCGGCGGCCCCCGTGACCAAGCCAGCGCAAGAGCCCGCGTCCAAGACCGCCGCAGCATCGGCCAGGCCCGCCCAGTCCGCAGCCGCCAACCAGGTCGCGCTTGCGCCGACCGCTCCGGCAGCCAAGACTCCGGCGGCGAAATCCGAGCCGGCCAAACAGGAAGCGAAGCCCGCCGCCAACAATGGCGAACTCGACGATGTAATGGCTGTGGTGAACGGCTGGGCCAAGGCGTGGAGTTCACAGGATGTGAAGGGCTATCTCAATTTCTACGGCAGCGATTTCCAGGTGCCGGGCGGGCAGGCGCGCAAAACCTGGGAAGAAGAACGGCGTTCACGTATCGCCGGCAAGGGCCGCATCAGCGTCAAGGTTGAGCAAGCGCGGGCGACGGTGCAAGGCAACACGGCAACGGTGAAATTCCGCCAGGTCTATGTGTCGGATCAATTGACGGCCAACACGCGCAAGATCCTGGTACTGGCAAAACAGGGCGGCAAGTGGCAAATCAAGCAGGAGCAAACAGGCAGGTGA
- the tolA gene encoding cell envelope integrity protein TolA, producing MTDATPYTVPKEPGRWRAITLAALVHLALLVFLWIGIRWQNETPVTIEAEVWSPQVREAAPLPEPPTEPQPEPQPVIKETPPQVIERPVEKPELKQPDIALEQEKKRKAELEKKRLEEQRLAELKEKKRLEEQRLAELKEKKRLEEERLAQLKQKQDAEDKRLEKEKSEKAALAKKAAEDKKRKQDEADAKLLAKMRDEDMRRITGGVTGTGGSGDAPKSQGGRGDGSYAQRVAAKIKSNITFNTPEGMDGNPAAEFEVNLLPDGSVAGIRKRKSSGIPGFDEAVGRAIEKSQPYPKDKTGSVPSSFIGIHKPKDQ from the coding sequence ATGACAGACGCAACTCCCTACACCGTACCGAAAGAGCCCGGCCGCTGGCGTGCAATCACGCTCGCGGCATTGGTGCATCTTGCGCTGCTGGTCTTTCTCTGGATCGGCATCCGCTGGCAGAACGAAACACCGGTCACGATCGAGGCCGAAGTGTGGAGTCCGCAGGTACGCGAAGCCGCCCCGCTTCCCGAGCCACCGACAGAGCCGCAACCGGAACCCCAGCCCGTCATCAAGGAAACTCCTCCGCAGGTCATCGAGCGCCCGGTCGAAAAACCCGAGTTGAAGCAGCCGGACATCGCGCTGGAACAGGAAAAGAAGCGCAAGGCGGAACTGGAGAAGAAACGTCTTGAGGAACAACGCCTCGCGGAATTGAAAGAGAAGAAACGCCTCGAAGAACAGCGCCTCGCAGAGCTGAAGGAGAAAAAGCGCCTCGAGGAAGAACGGCTGGCGCAGCTGAAGCAGAAGCAGGATGCCGAGGACAAGCGGCTTGAAAAGGAAAAGTCCGAGAAGGCGGCCCTTGCAAAGAAAGCCGCCGAAGACAAGAAACGCAAGCAGGACGAGGCGGATGCAAAGCTGCTGGCAAAGATGCGTGACGAGGACATGCGCCGCATCACGGGCGGCGTGACCGGGACCGGCGGCAGCGGCGACGCTCCCAAGTCGCAAGGCGGCCGCGGCGACGGCAGCTACGCGCAGCGCGTCGCCGCCAAGATCAAATCCAACATCACTTTCAACACCCCCGAAGGCATGGATGGAAATCCGGCTGCGGAGTTCGAAGTCAACCTGCTGCCCGACGGATCGGTGGCAGGAATCCGCAAGCGCAAATCCTCCGGCATCCCCGGATTCGACGAGGCAGTCGGCAGGGCCATCGAGAAATCGCAGCCCTACCCGAAGGACAAGACAGGCAGCGTTCCTTCCAGTTTTATCGGAATCCACAAACCGAAAGACCAGTAA
- the tolQ gene encoding protein TolQ: MTVTQDLSFISLISNASLLVQLVMALLLLVSVMSWTYIFRKMFAIKSARVQTEEFERAFWSGGNLNALYDEATSNRRKNGALARIFESGMSEYNKVRASFANRNQVDPGSMIDGARRAMRAAYQREMDALESHLAFLASVGSVSPYVGLFGTVWGIMNAFRGLANVQQATLASVAPGIAEALIATAIGLFAAIPAVVAYNRYSHDIDRLAIRFESFIEEFSNILQRQAR; encoded by the coding sequence ATGACTGTCACACAAGATTTATCCTTCATCTCGCTCATCTCCAATGCCTCCCTGCTCGTTCAATTGGTGATGGCATTGCTGCTGCTGGTTTCGGTGATGAGCTGGACGTATATTTTTCGCAAGATGTTCGCCATCAAAAGCGCACGCGTGCAGACGGAAGAATTCGAGCGCGCCTTCTGGTCGGGCGGCAACCTGAACGCCTTGTATGACGAGGCAACGTCGAACCGCCGCAAGAATGGCGCGCTGGCGCGCATTTTCGAATCCGGCATGAGCGAATACAACAAGGTGCGGGCATCCTTCGCCAACAGGAACCAGGTCGATCCCGGCAGCATGATCGACGGCGCGCGCCGGGCGATGCGGGCGGCATATCAGCGCGAAATGGATGCGCTGGAATCGCATCTCGCCTTCCTCGCCTCGGTCGGCTCGGTATCGCCTTACGTCGGCTTGTTCGGCACGGTGTGGGGCATCATGAATGCGTTTCGCGGCCTGGCGAATGTGCAGCAGGCGACGCTCGCATCGGTTGCGCCGGGCATTGCCGAGGCACTGATCGCGACGGCGATCGGCCTGTTTGCGGCGATCCCCGCGGTGGTGGCGTACAACCGCTATTCGCACGATATCGACCGGCTGGCGATCCGCTTCGAAAGCTTCATCGAAGAGTTCTCCAACATCTTGCAACGGCAGGCGCGCTGA